A stretch of Tripterygium wilfordii isolate XIE 37 chromosome 11, ASM1340144v1, whole genome shotgun sequence DNA encodes these proteins:
- the LOC120009049 gene encoding GRF1-interacting factor 1-like gives MQQHLMQMQPMMAAYYPNNVTTDHIQQYLDENKSLILKIVESQNSGKLNECAENQARLQRNLMYLAAIADSQPQPPTLHPQYPSSGVVQPGSHYMQHQQAQQLTPQSVMAARSSMLYSQQPYLQQQQALHSQLGMSSGSAGLHMLQSEAANAGGSGALGVGGYADFGRGSSGEGLHIGSRGMAGGSKQDIGSAEGRGGSSGGQGVDGGETLYLKGGDDSN, from the exons ATGCAGCAGCACCTGATGCAGATGCAGCCCATGATGGCAGCCTATTACCCCAACAACGTCACTACTGATCACATTCAACAG TATTTGGATGAGAACAAGTCCTTGATTTTGAAGATTGTTGAGAGCCAGAATTCAGGGAAACTGAATGAATGTGCAGA GAACCAAGCAAGGCTACAGAGAAACCTCATGTATTTGGCTGCAATTGCTGATTCTCAACCCCAACCGCCTACCCTGCATCCTCAG TACCCTTCCAGCGGCGTAGTACAACCTGGATCACACTATATGCAGCACCAACAAGCTCAGCAGCTGACACCACAATCAGTCATGGCTGCACGATCATCCATGTTGTACAGTCAACAGCCATATCTGCAACAACAGCAAGCCTTGCACAGCCAACTCGGTATGAGCTCCGGTAGTGCTGGACTTCACATGCTGCAGAGTGAGGCCGCCAATGCTGGAGGCAGCGGGGCACTTGGAGTTGGAGGTTATGCTGATTTTGGCCGTGGCTCTTCTGGAGAAGGCTTGCACATTGGCAGTAGGGGAATGGCTGGAGGCAGCAAGCAAGACATTGGATCTGCTGAGGGCCGAGGCGGGAGCTCTGGTGGCCAGGGTGTTGATGGTGGTGAAACGCTCTATCTGAAAGGAGGTGATGACAGTAATTGA